The Pantoea sp. At-9b genome includes a window with the following:
- a CDS encoding IS66 family transposase, producing the protein MNIHARHGSIKGMDISLLSTTNDIEQLRTLALAMVQKVVSENAEKEQRIRLLEEALMLARQHRFGRKSESLSGLQRQLFEEDVDTDIAATEVRLRTLLQPDDAGETRPALRPVRKPLPAHLPRVVKTIEPASTDDCPDLGCPGMLRHIRDEVSEKLEYIPAHFVVNQYVRPQYGCTCCQRVVSGDVPAQIIPKGNAEASLAAQVVVSKYRDYLPLYRQRHIFARADVDLSVSTMAGWVGAVSVALMPLAEQLRRLILTRDVIHADETSMRILDTQKGGSSLRGWLWSYISGEHSGNPVVVFECHAGRGAKYPLAFLSEWAGGYLVTDDCDVYKSVAKENDRIINVGCWSHARRRFAELYKASGDPRAGFVLKVLARIFSLEERIRTRSPENKVRWRRRYTRPLLEKLHTWLTEQLDACQKGSALYKAIRYPLKEKTWPSLVRFLEDGRVPMENNRAERVIRPVAMGRNNWLFAGSLAAGERAARIMGLLETAKMNGLEPHAWLSDVLKRLPSWSEDRLDELLPFSTYRFSR; encoded by the coding sequence ATGAATATCCATGCCCGCCATGGTAGTATTAAGGGTATGGATATCTCACTTCTCAGCACCACCAATGACATCGAACAGCTTCGCACTCTGGCGCTTGCCATGGTGCAAAAAGTGGTGTCTGAGAATGCTGAAAAAGAACAACGTATCCGTCTGCTGGAAGAGGCGCTGATGCTGGCCCGGCAGCATCGATTCGGGCGAAAAAGCGAATCGCTGTCCGGGCTACAGCGCCAGCTCTTCGAAGAGGATGTGGACACGGATATCGCGGCGACGGAAGTCCGGCTGAGAACGCTGTTACAGCCCGATGATGCCGGTGAAACCCGGCCCGCACTCCGCCCCGTTCGTAAACCCCTTCCGGCCCATCTGCCACGGGTCGTAAAAACCATTGAACCCGCGTCGACTGATGACTGTCCGGATCTCGGGTGCCCGGGGATGCTGCGCCATATCCGCGACGAAGTGAGTGAAAAACTGGAGTATATCCCGGCGCACTTCGTCGTTAATCAGTATGTTCGCCCACAGTACGGGTGCACCTGCTGCCAGCGGGTGGTCAGTGGTGACGTGCCCGCGCAGATTATCCCGAAAGGGAATGCAGAAGCCAGCCTGGCTGCTCAGGTGGTGGTCAGCAAATACCGGGACTATTTGCCACTTTATCGCCAGCGGCACATTTTTGCCCGGGCCGATGTCGATCTGTCAGTCAGCACAATGGCCGGATGGGTTGGCGCAGTCAGCGTAGCCCTGATGCCCCTGGCTGAACAGCTACGCCGTTTAATCTTAACCCGCGATGTTATCCATGCCGATGAGACGTCGATGCGTATCCTGGATACCCAAAAAGGAGGCTCATCCTTACGGGGCTGGCTCTGGAGCTACATCAGCGGCGAGCATAGCGGCAATCCCGTCGTTGTCTTCGAATGTCATGCGGGCCGGGGTGCTAAATATCCGCTGGCATTCCTGTCAGAATGGGCGGGCGGATATCTGGTCACCGATGACTGTGACGTCTACAAGTCGGTGGCGAAAGAAAACGACCGTATCATCAACGTCGGATGCTGGAGTCACGCCCGCCGACGGTTCGCTGAGTTATATAAGGCCAGTGGGGATCCGCGTGCAGGGTTCGTTCTGAAAGTGCTCGCCCGGATATTCAGTCTGGAGGAGCGCATCCGCACCCGCTCACCGGAAAATAAGGTCCGGTGGCGACGACGGTATACCAGACCTCTGCTTGAGAAACTTCATACCTGGCTGACAGAGCAACTGGATGCCTGCCAGAAAGGGTCTGCCCTGTATAAAGCGATACGTTATCCGCTGAAGGAGAAAACGTGGCCGTCACTGGTTCGCTTCCTGGAGGATGGCAGGGTTCCCATGGAAAATAACCGTGCCGAACGGGTCATCAGGCCGGTGGCGATGGGGCGCAACAACTGGTTGTTCGCGGGTTCTCTGGCCGCAGGAGAACGTGCCGCGCGAATCATGGGGCTGCTGGAAACGGCGAAAATGAACGGTCTGGAGCCGCATGCCTGGCTGTCGGACGTGCTGAAACGACTACCGTCGTGGTCGGAGGATCGGCTGGATGAGTTGCTGCCGTTTTCGACATACCGGTTCAGCAGGTAA
- a CDS encoding relaxosome protein TraM, with amino-acid sequence MARRNIYFKEKTEREVQELVQIEIQNGATHGDVNFSSVVNELVGIGLMVKKHQGEGNKFDMEGFNRDLIRKVSGSREGISIMMAMLSEMYLRIRGEDVDKGLEEIIDRNLSSMSAAEDKAESKHFLLEDN; translated from the coding sequence ATGGCCAGACGAAACATCTACTTCAAAGAAAAAACCGAAAGGGAAGTCCAGGAGCTGGTGCAGATTGAGATTCAGAACGGGGCCACACACGGTGACGTGAACTTTTCCTCCGTGGTGAATGAGCTTGTCGGTATCGGTCTGATGGTAAAGAAACACCAGGGTGAGGGGAATAAGTTCGACATGGAGGGATTCAATCGGGATTTAATCCGTAAGGTCTCCGGCAGTCGTGAAGGAATCAGCATCATGATGGCGATGCTCTCCGAAATGTATCTGCGGATCCGGGGTGAAGACGTGGACAAGGGACTGGAAGAGATTATTGACCGTAACCTTTCGTCCATGTCCGCCGCTGAAGATAAAGCGGAGAGTAAACACTTTCTTCTGGAAGACAATTAA
- the traL gene encoding type IV conjugative transfer system protein TraL — translation MDRESLQYQFPETLNQQKRILGLPTEEAVVIVACAGIGLLCDMFIVMLVVAGALWLLIRHLKKGQGTWWLLNLLYWYLPTALLRLQFRRVPDSGNRHWMQ, via the coding sequence ATGGACAGGGAATCGCTTCAGTACCAGTTCCCGGAAACCCTCAATCAGCAGAAACGTATTCTCGGACTCCCGACAGAAGAGGCCGTGGTCATCGTTGCGTGCGCCGGTATCGGCCTGCTCTGCGACATGTTCATCGTGATGCTGGTTGTGGCCGGCGCGTTGTGGCTGTTAATCCGCCATCTGAAGAAGGGGCAGGGCACCTGGTGGCTCCTGAATCTCCTTTACTGGTATCTGCCGACCGCGCTGCTCCGGCTGCAGTTCAGGCGGGTGCCCGACTCGGGCAACCGGCACTGGATGCAGTAA
- a CDS encoding lytic transglycosylase domain-containing protein encodes MKWFACAGFAAIFSVQAAPEMCFTKAGEGFGIDPRLLMAHSIQESRMRNNALNTRSSGGTHDVCNMQINSSHFDQLKKFDITRERLLKDPCICIYTGAWIEARNFRQYGRNWDSVGMYNTGPSPKLIKQRREYAAIIKSIYRVLIARDEVYAAMTQQNKKTPAPETFLSADVDTRIK; translated from the coding sequence ATGAAATGGTTCGCCTGTGCAGGCTTTGCCGCAATATTCAGCGTGCAGGCTGCACCAGAAATGTGTTTCACAAAGGCCGGGGAAGGTTTCGGTATTGATCCGCGCCTGCTGATGGCACACTCCATTCAGGAATCGCGCATGCGTAATAATGCGCTGAATACCAGAAGCAGCGGGGGAACGCATGACGTCTGCAACATGCAGATCAACAGCTCTCATTTTGATCAGCTGAAAAAGTTTGATATTACGCGGGAAAGGCTTCTGAAAGATCCGTGTATCTGCATTTATACCGGCGCGTGGATCGAGGCGCGCAATTTCAGGCAGTACGGCAGGAACTGGGACAGCGTCGGGATGTATAACACCGGCCCCAGCCCGAAGCTCATAAAACAGCGCCGTGAGTATGCGGCAATAATTAAAAGTATCTATCGCGTGCTTATCGCCCGTGATGAGGTTTATGCTGCCATGACACAGCAGAATAAAAAAACGCCTGCGCCGGAAACTTTTCTCAGCGCAGACGTTGACACCCGCATAAAATAA
- a CDS encoding PerC family transcriptional regulator, translating into MNRAVSGWHDTGHTEQREHMVTDKKAEELEEKGFFRRAATRWAEVARNSVTDDEREQAVSHQKRCLRQLEPAQREPDAQYKLRQAASKTEKEMGIDRDRKGRLRRRNDNNSR; encoded by the coding sequence AGCCGTCAGTGGCTGGCATGACACCGGGCATACTGAGCAGAGAGAGCATATGGTCACTGATAAAAAAGCCGAAGAATTGGAAGAAAAAGGATTTTTTCGGCGGGCTGCCACTCGTTGGGCAGAAGTGGCAAGAAACAGCGTCACAGATGATGAGCGGGAGCAGGCAGTGAGTCATCAGAAGCGATGCCTGAGGCAGTTGGAGCCAGCACAACGCGAACCTGACGCACAGTATAAGTTGCGGCAAGCGGCCAGTAAAACCGAGAAAGAGATGGGAATAGATCGCGATCGAAAAGGCAGGCTGAGAAGACGAAATGACAATAACTCCCGATAA
- a CDS encoding TraE/TraK family type IV conjugative transfer system protein: MKYKVREGRNRVTVLALAGLGSLLALSIAANGITGALAWHFARTQKTITVPMLFDRPFVSTAASGDDALNGLLVRSFINLRLSVTPETVDSQHAALLRFVPPEDRDAMKKQLAAEAEYIKKYGVSSVFRLDDETTDTITGDITVRGTLSAGTSSGNLKLSLPDANKAWRLSVHYVDGLIRLTAFTEVPWTQPDRRPQQD; this comes from the coding sequence ATGAAGTACAAGGTCCGGGAGGGGCGCAATCGTGTAACGGTGCTGGCGCTGGCGGGGCTGGGTTCGCTTCTGGCCCTGAGCATTGCCGCGAACGGCATCACCGGCGCCCTCGCATGGCACTTTGCCCGCACCCAGAAAACCATCACCGTTCCCATGCTGTTTGACCGGCCGTTTGTCTCCACCGCCGCCTCCGGAGACGACGCCCTGAACGGACTGCTGGTCCGTTCGTTTATCAATCTTCGCCTGTCCGTCACGCCCGAGACCGTGGACAGCCAGCACGCCGCCCTGCTGCGCTTTGTTCCGCCGGAAGACCGTGACGCCATGAAAAAACAGCTGGCCGCCGAAGCTGAATACATCAAAAAGTACGGCGTCTCCTCCGTGTTCCGCCTTGACGATGAAACCACCGACACCATCACCGGTGATATCACCGTCAGGGGCACGCTGAGCGCCGGCACCTCCAGCGGCAACCTGAAACTTTCGCTGCCTGACGCTAACAAAGCCTGGCGACTCAGCGTGCACTACGTGGACGGCCTTATCCGCCTGACGGCTTTCACGGAAGTGCCCTGGACGCAACCTGACCGCCGCCCGCAACAGGACTGA
- a CDS encoding type IV conjugative transfer system pilin TraA has translation MKVISGNPALAEGAAEACPSRRARVPSGIIGIVLRAFSVIRRHRVNVLLIALAVLCFALPHLVRAEDLLSSQKQDAKDTFGHGSTIEWGLYIAEVIISIGAYIKTRNPMLFVGGLGFLIVVTRVLFSLAG, from the coding sequence ATGAAAGTTATCTCAGGCAATCCCGCGCTGGCGGAGGGGGCTGCGGAAGCCTGCCCGTCGCGCCGGGCCAGAGTGCCATCAGGCATTATCGGCATCGTTCTGCGCGCCTTTAGCGTTATCCGCCGCCACCGCGTTAACGTGCTGCTGATTGCCCTGGCAGTGCTGTGCTTCGCGCTCCCGCATCTGGTGCGCGCCGAAGACCTGCTCTCCAGCCAGAAGCAGGATGCGAAGGATACGTTCGGCCACGGCAGTACCATCGAGTGGGGGCTGTACATTGCCGAAGTCATCATCTCCATCGGCGCCTACATCAAAACCCGCAACCCGATGCTGTTCGTGGGCGGCCTCGGCTTCCTTATTGTCGTCACCCGCGTTCTCTTCAGCCTCGCCGGTTAA
- a CDS encoding DUF932 domain-containing protein, translating to MVRFATRYAAPTSVRKNNPLTNDELMRVVPSAFSAEKHDSRSDRYTYIPTITLLDKLRDEGFQPYYASQSRVRDPERRDFTKHMIRLRRGNNLSGAEVPEIVLLNSHDGSSSYKMIPGIFRQVCSNGLVCWKSFGEISVPHKGDIVSQVIEGAYEVLGVFDKVENNIDTMKSIQVNSEERRLLGQLALEYKYDGKESPVTAERIIQPRAWYDKGTDLWTAFNIVQENLIKGGVSGRTAKGKRITTRPVTGIDGDIKLNQALWKMAEEFAKLKA from the coding sequence ATGGTCCGTTTTGCCACCCGCTACGCCGCCCCCACGTCTGTCCGTAAAAATAATCCACTGACCAATGATGAGCTGATGCGCGTCGTGCCGAGCGCCTTTTCCGCTGAAAAACACGACTCCCGATCTGACCGCTATACGTATATTCCAACCATCACCCTGCTGGATAAACTGCGCGACGAAGGTTTCCAGCCTTATTACGCCAGTCAGTCACGCGTGCGCGACCCGGAGCGCCGTGACTTTACCAAACACATGATCCGCCTGCGCCGGGGAAATAATCTGTCCGGTGCCGAAGTCCCTGAAATTGTTTTACTGAACAGTCACGATGGCTCAAGCAGTTATAAAATGATCCCCGGTATTTTCCGCCAGGTGTGCAGCAACGGACTGGTGTGCTGGAAATCATTTGGCGAAATCAGCGTGCCGCACAAAGGTGATATTGTGTCGCAGGTGATTGAGGGTGCTTATGAGGTACTGGGCGTATTCGATAAGGTCGAAAATAACATCGACACAATGAAATCCATTCAGGTAAACAGTGAAGAACGCCGCCTGCTGGGGCAGCTGGCTCTGGAGTATAAATATGACGGTAAAGAGTCGCCCGTCACGGCTGAGCGTATTATTCAGCCGCGTGCCTGGTATGACAAAGGCACCGATTTGTGGACCGCATTTAATATCGTTCAGGAGAATCTGATCAAAGGTGGCGTCTCCGGCAGAACGGCGAAAGGAAAAAGAATCACTACCCGACCGGTGACGGGAATTGATGGCGATATAAAACTTAATCAGGCGCTGTGGAAAATGGCGGAGGAGTTCGCAAAACTCAAAGCATAA
- the tnpB gene encoding IS66 family insertion sequence element accessory protein TnpB (TnpB, as the term is used for proteins encoded by IS66 family insertion elements, is considered an accessory protein, since TnpC, encoded by a neighboring gene, is a DDE family transposase.), which translates to MLKPDNVFLAVKPVDMRRGIDTLTQYVQDTLKSSWHESAAFVFANKARTRIKVLRWDKHGVWLCTRRLHKGHFHWPRANDAAWSLTPEQFEWLITGIDWQQMDGHNLADGVFRSEDLPSAHQL; encoded by the coding sequence ATGCTGAAACCTGATAATGTCTTCCTGGCCGTGAAACCTGTGGACATGCGCCGGGGGATCGACACCCTCACACAGTATGTGCAGGACACGCTGAAATCTTCATGGCACGAAAGTGCAGCTTTTGTCTTTGCCAATAAGGCCCGGACGCGCATCAAAGTGCTGCGCTGGGACAAGCACGGAGTATGGCTGTGCACCCGGCGTCTGCATAAAGGTCACTTTCACTGGCCACGTGCAAATGATGCCGCATGGTCTCTGACGCCTGAGCAGTTCGAATGGCTGATAACCGGCATCGACTGGCAACAAATGGACGGACATAACCTGGCGGACGGGGTCTTCCGGAGTGAAGACCTTCCATCTGCACATCAGCTGTAA